CTCGACGCGCGGGGAGTACACCCAGATCTCGAAGGCCGGGCGGGGCGCGGGGAGGTCGGGGATGGCCTGCGGGTCGAACTTCATCGACACGTAGGAGTGCTGCTCGCCCGTGCTGCCGGTCTGGAAGAAGTTGGTCCGCAGCGTCGCCTTGATGAGGGTGAGGAAGGCGCGCAGGATGCGGTCCTCGTCGAGCGAGGCGACCTGGTCCAGGGCCCCGTCCAGCTCCTCCAGCATGGCGTCGACGAGCTCGCTGCCGGCGGCCTGGCGGACGGGCGACATCCGGGCCTCGAAGAGCGAGACCAGCAGCCGGGTGGTGTGGACGTTGTTGCGGAGGGTGTCCTCCATGTAGTCCTGGCTGAAGGTGGAGCCGGCCTGTCGCAGGTACTTGGCGTAGGCGCGCAGGACGACGGCCTGCCGCCAGGTGAGGCCGGCGCTCAGCACGAGGCTGTTGAAGTTGTCGTTCTCCGCGTCGCCCTGCCAGACCGCGGCGAAGGCGTCCTGGAAGCGCTCGCGGGCGTCGTCGCCGAGGTAGTTCGTCGCCGTGGCGTCGCCGTTCCCGGTGGGCAGGGGCATCCGCAGGCCGAAGTCGTAGATCCACGCGCTGACCCGGTCGGAGCGGCGGAGCTCGTACGGGCGCTCGTCGGTGACCTCGACGCCGAGGCGCTGCAGCACCGGCAGGACCGCGGAGAGCGAGACCTGCTCGCCGGTGCGGAAGATCTTGAACCGGCGCTCGCCGGGGGCGGCGCCCACCGGCTCGTACAGCGAGAGCGCGAACTTACGGTCGCTGGCGGCGAGCCGCTCCAGGTGGATCAGGTCGGCGACGGCGGCGCGCGGCGAGTGGTCGGCCTTGTAGCCCTCGGCGAAGGAGGTGCCGTAGCGGCGCAGCAGTTCCGCGGCGCGCTCCTCGCCGCACTCGGCGATCAGCGCTTCCTGGAAGCCGTCGGCCCAGGAGCGGGCGGCCTCGACGAGGCGGCCCTCGATGCGCTCGACGTCGCCGTCGGTCAGGGCGGGCAGCTCGGTGCCCTGCGGGACGCGGACGACGAAGTGGATGCGGGAGAGGATCGACTCGGTGTTCCAGGCGGTGAAGTCGACGCTGATGCCGCCGAGCTCCTCCCTCAGGATGTCCATCAGGCGCAGCCGGACGCCGGTGGTGAACCGGTCGCGCGGCAGGTAGACGAGGGCCGAGTAGTAGCGGCCGTACTCGTCCTGGCGCAGGTACAGCCGCAGCCGGCGGCGCTCCTGCAGGTACAGGACGGAGGTGACGATGGACTGCAGCTGGTCGACCGGGGTCTGGAACAGCTCGTCGCGCGGGTAGGTCTCCAGGATCTGCGTCAGGTCGCGGCCGTCGTGGCTGGACGGCGAGAAGCCGGCCCGGTCCAGGACCTCGGAGACCTTGCGGCGGACGACCGGGACGCGGCGCACGGACTCGGTGTACGCGGCGGAGGAGAACAGGCCGAGGAAGCGGCGCTCGCCGACGACGTTTCCGTCGGCGTCGAACTTCTTGACGCCCACGTAGTCGAGGTACGAGGGGCGGTGCACGGTGGAGCGGCTGTTGGCCTTGGTCAGCACCAGCAGGCGGTGCTCGCGGGCCTTGGCGCGGGCGTCGGCCGGCAGCCGGTTGAAGGACGGCGAGACCGGGTGGCCGTCGTCCTTGCCGCTGTGGTGCGGGTCGGAGCGCAGGATGCCGAGGCCGGTGCCGGGCACGGCGGACAGGGCGTCGCCGTCGACGAGGTTGTACTCGCGGTAGCCGAGGAAGGTGAAGTGGTCGTCTGCGAGCCAGCGCAGCAGCTCACGGGCCTCTTCGAGCTCGTACTCGCGCAGGTCCGGGGCGGTGGGCTCCTCGGGCAGGCCTTCGGCGATGCGCAGCGCGGCGTCGCGCATCTTCTCCCAGTCCTCGACGGACTCCCGGACGTCGGACAGGACGCGCAGCAGGTCGACGTTGATCTGCTTGAGGTCGGCGCGGTCGGTCTCACGGTCGATCTCGACGTGGATCCAGGACTCGACGAGGGAGTCGTGGGGGCGCGAGGTACGGGGGCCGTGCGCGTCGCAGTCGGGGCCGAGGATCTCGATCAGCTTGCCGGTGACGTCACGGCGGACGACGACCTGCGGGTGGATCACGACGTGGATGCCGCGGCCCTGGCGGGACAGCTCGTTCGTCACGGAGTCCACGAGGAAGGGCATGTCGTCGGTGACCACCTCGACGACGGAGTGGCTGGAGGTCCAGCCGTTCTCCTCGACCGTGGGGGTGTGCACGCGCACGTTCGCGGTGCCCTGCGGCCGGTTCTCGGCGAGCCGGTAGTGGGAGAGCGCGGCTCCGAACACGTCGACCGGGTCCCGGTCCGTGAGGTCCTCGGGTGCCGTGTGCAGGTAGTAGCGCTGGAGGTAGGAGAGCACCGCGTCCTGCTCTGGACGCTCTCCCTGCTCGGACCCAGTCGGAAGTAGCCCCCCGGCCGGGCTGTGCTCAGCTACCCGGGCCGCCCGTGCGAGCAGCTCGGCCTTTGCTTCGTCCAGCTTGGTCTGCATGTCCTCTGGCTCCTGTCGCGCGCCATTGCGTGACGTAGGTGAAGGAAGGAACGACATAGCTCCGCGAGGCGGGGAGTCCGTCCGGGATCGACGCTATGCCGTCGAGAGAGCCGACCGGGAGGGAATGAGCCAAGATCGGCTGGAGGTCCCGGTGGCGGGGATCAGCGAAGGCCCGGGCACGGTCGTGCGCCGGGCGCAGGCCGGAGGCTCCAGTGCCCCCGATGACTATCGCGCTGATCACGGGTACAAGGCTATCCCGACCTACCCCCAGGTCGTCATTCGCTGCATCTGTATAAATCTTGGGGTGAAACTTTGACAGTCTGGCCAGCGACGTGACCCGGCTGTCCGTGCAGCGGGCTGTCCAGTCACTATTCGGACAGCCCGCGAGCTGTCCTTACGGCCTCGGCCAGGGTGTCCACGACCGGCACACCGGCTGATTCCAGACTGCTACGACTGTGCGAACCACCCGTGTAGAGGACCGCCCGGGCACCGACGTGGGCGGCGGCCAGGGCATCGTCCACGGCGTCTCCGATGAGGACCGTACGGCCCGCCGTCACACCCGTCCCGTCCAGGGCGGCCAAGTGGCGTACGAGGTGTCCCGCCTTGGAGGTGTGGGAGGGGCCGATCCGCCCGTCGACGCGCAGGAAGTGGTGGTCGATGCCGTGGGTCCGGACCAGCGGTATGAGCTTCTCGTGGGGCGCGAGGGACAGCAGGGACTGGGTGAGTCCGTCCCGCTGCCACTCCTGGAGCAGCTCCCGGGCGCCGTCGGCGAGCCCGGCGTCTTCGGCAGCCGCCCAGTAGTGCCGGTGGAAGGCCTCGTCCATGACCACCCACTCCTCGTCGGTGGGCAGCCGTCCCATGAGGCGCTCGTAGAACTTCGGCACCGGTACGACGTACAGGTCGCGGTAGGTCTCCAGGGTGATCGGCGCGAAGCCGAGCTCGGCGAAGGAGGCGTTGGTGGCGACGATGACGGCGTCGATGTCGTGGAGGAGGGTGCCGTTCCAGTCCCAGACGATGTGCTTTTCGGTCACTTCAGCAACCCCGGAATCTCCTGCACGCCGAACCACAGCAGCTCGTGGTCCTCGGCTCCGTCGACGATGAACTGCGCGTCCGCGTCCCCGCCGTCGGCGGCGGCGATGGCCTGCGCGGCGGCGGCCACGTCCTCGTCGGCGTCATCGGCGTCCACGTGCACGGCGGCGGCCACCGTGAGCCGCACGGCGGCGGCCAGGATCACCTGGCCGAGCGTGGCCTCGTCGACCCCGGGGGTGGCGGTGGCGGCCTTGTCGTCGACGTCGAGGGCGACGACGACGCGGCGGCGCGGCGCACCCGCGTCCGCGGCGAGCAGCCGCAGGGAGGCGGCCGCGGCCCGGTTCAGGGCCGCGTACTCCAGCTCCTCGATGTCGTCCGACACGTACCACTCGCGGAGCCCGGGGGTGACGGCGTACGCCCGCAGCGGGGCGGGGCCCAGCTCACCCGCCTTGTGCACCTCGGCGAGCCCGGGGAGGGTCAGGGGGACGTACACACGCATGGCCGGCTGCTTTCAGTAGTCGGAAAACTCCCCCAGGATACGACTCGGAGGGTCCGGCAGGGTGACGGAGTCCGTACCCCATCGAGGTGCCGGACCAGGACCCGCGTCCGTCCACCCCGCTCCCCGGACGCGCGCTCTCCGGGCCCGAAAAGGGGTCGGCGCCCACTCGGATAGGTGAACCGGGGCAGCGGCCCGGCCGGCCCTCCGCGTGGTTGCGGAGCGTGTCCGGCGGCCGTAGAAGATCCCCATCAAGTTACCGCCCGGTACCCTTCCGGGCCCGGCCTGTTCGGGGGCAGATCGCGATGGACACGACGACGCGCGGCACGATCGGCAACGACGGGAGCCGCCGCCGGCCGGGCGGCCAGACCCGGACCCGGCCCGCCGGACGGCGCGACCCGCGGCGCCCGGCAGGCCCCCCGCGGACCCTGCGGCTCGGCCCGCACCA
Above is a genomic segment from Streptomyces sp. NBC_01233 containing:
- a CDS encoding NAD-glutamate dehydrogenase produces the protein MQTKLDEAKAELLARAARVAEHSPAGGLLPTGSEQGERPEQDAVLSYLQRYYLHTAPEDLTDRDPVDVFGAALSHYRLAENRPQGTANVRVHTPTVEENGWTSSHSVVEVVTDDMPFLVDSVTNELSRQGRGIHVVIHPQVVVRRDVTGKLIEILGPDCDAHGPRTSRPHDSLVESWIHVEIDRETDRADLKQINVDLLRVLSDVRESVEDWEKMRDAALRIAEGLPEEPTAPDLREYELEEARELLRWLADDHFTFLGYREYNLVDGDALSAVPGTGLGILRSDPHHSGKDDGHPVSPSFNRLPADARAKAREHRLLVLTKANSRSTVHRPSYLDYVGVKKFDADGNVVGERRFLGLFSSAAYTESVRRVPVVRRKVSEVLDRAGFSPSSHDGRDLTQILETYPRDELFQTPVDQLQSIVTSVLYLQERRRLRLYLRQDEYGRYYSALVYLPRDRFTTGVRLRLMDILREELGGISVDFTAWNTESILSRIHFVVRVPQGTELPALTDGDVERIEGRLVEAARSWADGFQEALIAECGEERAAELLRRYGTSFAEGYKADHSPRAAVADLIHLERLAASDRKFALSLYEPVGAAPGERRFKIFRTGEQVSLSAVLPVLQRLGVEVTDERPYELRRSDRVSAWIYDFGLRMPLPTGNGDATATNYLGDDARERFQDAFAAVWQGDAENDNFNSLVLSAGLTWRQAVVLRAYAKYLRQAGSTFSQDYMEDTLRNNVHTTRLLVSLFEARMSPVRQAAGSELVDAMLEELDGALDQVASLDEDRILRAFLTLIKATLRTNFFQTGSTGEQHSYVSMKFDPQAIPDLPAPRPAFEIWVYSPRVEGVHLRFGKVARGGLRWSDRREDFRTEILGLVKAQMVKNTVIVPVGAKGGFVAKNLPDPSVDRDAWLAEGIASYKIFISALLDITDNMVAGEVVPPKGVVRHDEDDTYLVVAADKGTATFSDIANGVAESYGFWLGDAFASGGSAGYDHKGMGITARGAWESVKRHFRELGHDSQTQDFTVVGVGDMSGDVFGNGMLLSEHIRLVAAFDHRHIFIDPTPDAATSYAERRRLFELPRSSWADYDSSLLSAGGGIHPRSAKSIPINAHVREALGIEAGVTKMTPADLMQAILQAPVDLLWNGGIGTYVKATAETHADVGDKANDSIRVNGSHVRAKVIGEGGNLGLTQLGRIEFARTGADGEGGKVNTDAIDNSAGVDTSDHEVNIKILLNAVVADGDMTVKQRNKLLAQMTDEVGHLVLRNNYAQNTALANGAAQAPSLLHAQQRYMRRLENAGLLDRGLEFLPTDRQIRELLNGGRGLTQPELAVLFAYTKITVADELIATGLPDDPYLRRLLFAYFPVALGEKFAEQIDAHALRREIITTILVNDTVNTGGSTFLHRLREETGASTEEIVRAQLAAREIFGLAEVWDAVEALDNKVAADVQTRVRLHSRRLVERGTRWLLNNRPQPLQISETIAFFAERVGQVWAELPKLVRGADLEWYRSILDELTGEGVPEELAAKVAGFSSAFPTLDIVAIADRTGVGCLEVAEVYYDLADRLDITQLMDRIIELPRADRWQSMARASIREDLFAAHAALTADVLSVGNGSSTPEERFKAWEEKNAAIIGRARTTLDEIRGSDDFDLANLSVAMRTMRSLLRAHS
- a CDS encoding HAD family hydrolase; amino-acid sequence: MTEKHIVWDWNGTLLHDIDAVIVATNASFAELGFAPITLETYRDLYVVPVPKFYERLMGRLPTDEEWVVMDEAFHRHYWAAAEDAGLADGARELLQEWQRDGLTQSLLSLAPHEKLIPLVRTHGIDHHFLRVDGRIGPSHTSKAGHLVRHLAALDGTGVTAGRTVLIGDAVDDALAAAHVGARAVLYTGGSHSRSSLESAGVPVVDTLAEAVRTARGLSE
- a CDS encoding DUF6912 family protein, which codes for MRVYVPLTLPGLAEVHKAGELGPAPLRAYAVTPGLREWYVSDDIEELEYAALNRAAAASLRLLAADAGAPRRRVVVALDVDDKAATATPGVDEATLGQVILAAAVRLTVAAAVHVDADDADEDVAAAAQAIAAADGGDADAQFIVDGAEDHELLWFGVQEIPGLLK